From Pantoea sp. Ep11b, the proteins below share one genomic window:
- the aroP gene encoding aromatic amino acid transporter AroP — translation MEQQQGEALKRGLKNRHIQLIALGGAVGTGLFLGSASVIESAGPAVILGYAIAGFIAFLIMRQLGEMVVEEPVAGSFSHFAYKYWGNFAGFASGWNYWVLYVLVAMAELTAVGKYIQFWWPDFPTWASAAIFFVMINAINLTNVKVFGEMEFWFAIIKVLAVIGMILFGGWLLFSGHAGPQATVRNLWEQGGFFPHGIGGLVTVMAIIMFSFGGLELVGITAAEADNPEVSIPKATNQVLWRILIFYIGSLAVLLSLMPWNRVTSEVSPFVFIFHELGDAMVANALNVVILTAALSVYNSCVYCNSRMLFGLAQQGNAPKALLKVDRRGVPVLTILVSAVATALCVLINYLMPGEAFGLLMSLVVSALVINWAMISLAHLKFRRKKDQQGVTTRFKALLYPAGNWICLVFMAAILVLMATTPGMAISVWLIPVWLVILAIGYFIKNKTQQA, via the coding sequence ATGGAACAACAGCAAGGCGAAGCGCTGAAACGTGGTCTTAAGAACCGCCATATTCAGCTCATCGCGCTGGGTGGTGCAGTGGGAACCGGGCTGTTTCTGGGCAGCGCATCGGTTATCGAATCCGCCGGACCGGCCGTTATTCTGGGCTATGCGATCGCCGGTTTTATTGCCTTTTTAATCATGCGCCAGCTGGGCGAGATGGTGGTGGAAGAGCCGGTCGCAGGCAGCTTCAGCCACTTTGCGTATAAATACTGGGGCAACTTTGCCGGCTTCGCTTCTGGCTGGAACTACTGGGTTCTCTACGTGCTGGTTGCGATGGCGGAGCTGACCGCCGTGGGCAAATATATCCAGTTCTGGTGGCCCGATTTTCCGACCTGGGCCTCGGCCGCTATCTTCTTCGTGATGATCAACGCCATCAACCTGACCAACGTTAAGGTGTTCGGTGAGATGGAGTTCTGGTTTGCCATCATCAAAGTGCTGGCGGTGATTGGCATGATCCTCTTTGGTGGCTGGCTGCTGTTCAGCGGTCATGCAGGTCCGCAGGCGACCGTGCGCAACCTCTGGGAACAGGGCGGATTCTTCCCGCACGGCATCGGCGGACTGGTAACCGTGATGGCGATTATCATGTTCTCATTTGGCGGGCTGGAGCTGGTCGGTATCACCGCAGCCGAAGCGGATAATCCGGAAGTAAGCATTCCGAAAGCGACCAACCAGGTGCTGTGGCGCATCCTGATTTTCTACATTGGTTCGCTGGCCGTGCTGCTTTCTCTGATGCCGTGGAATCGCGTCACCTCTGAAGTCAGCCCGTTCGTCTTTATTTTCCATGAGCTGGGCGATGCGATGGTGGCGAATGCGCTGAACGTCGTGATCCTGACGGCGGCGCTGTCGGTCTATAACAGCTGCGTCTACTGCAACAGCCGTATGCTGTTTGGTCTGGCACAGCAGGGTAACGCACCCAAAGCGCTGCTGAAGGTGGATCGCCGCGGCGTGCCGGTGTTAACCATTCTGGTTTCAGCCGTCGCTACTGCGCTCTGCGTATTGATCAACTATCTGATGCCAGGCGAAGCTTTTGGACTGCTGATGTCACTGGTGGTCTCTGCGCTGGTGATTAACTGGGCGATGATCAGCCTGGCGCACCTGAAGTTCCGTCGTAAGAAAGATCAGCAGGGCGTCACGACCCGCTTTAAAGCGCTGCTCTATCCGGCGGGGAACTGGATTTGCCTGGTCTTCATGGCGGCGATTCTGGTGCTGATGGCGACCACGCCGGGCATGGCGATCTCCGTCTGGCTGATCCCGGTCTGGCTGGTGATTCTGGCTATCGGCTACTTCATTAAGAACAAAACACAGCAAGCCTGA
- a CDS encoding glycoside-pentoside-hexuronide (GPH):cation symporter has protein sequence MKDGALSFREKLGYGMGDAGCNMIGGAIMLFLNYFYTDVFGLAPALVGTLLLSVRVLDAVTDPIMGAIADRTQSRWGRFRPWLLWVSVPYVLFSILMFTTPDWTYHNKVIWAFVTYFLMSLTYTAINIPYCSLGGVITNDPGERVSCQSYRFVMVGIATLILSMSLLPMAEWFGGADKARGYQMAMTVLATIGLAMFLFCFATVRERIHPAVPSNDDLKKDLRDVWKNDQWVRILLLTFCNVCPGFIRMAATMYYVTWVMGQSTHFATLFISLGVIGMMVGSTLAKLLTDRWCKLKVFFWTNIALALFSSGFYWIDPHATVMVVVAYFVLNILHQIPSPLHWSLMADVDDYGEWKTGKRITGISFSGNLFFLKVGLAVAGAMVGFLLSIYGYNAGAKQQSPEAINGIMLLFTVIPGVGYLITAGVVRLLKVDRKMMLTIQQDLALRRQNFRELHSVRLRDEAVTPTGEVK, from the coding sequence ATGAAAGATGGAGCCCTCTCGTTTCGGGAAAAACTGGGATATGGCATGGGCGATGCCGGATGCAACATGATTGGCGGGGCCATCATGCTGTTCCTGAACTACTTCTACACCGATGTTTTTGGCCTTGCTCCGGCGCTGGTGGGCACCCTGCTGCTGTCGGTCAGGGTACTGGATGCGGTCACCGACCCGATTATGGGCGCGATCGCCGATCGTACCCAGAGTCGCTGGGGACGTTTTCGCCCCTGGCTGCTGTGGGTTTCCGTGCCCTACGTGCTGTTCAGCATCCTGATGTTTACCACCCCCGACTGGACGTATCACAACAAGGTCATCTGGGCCTTTGTGACCTACTTCCTGATGTCGCTGACCTACACCGCCATCAACATCCCCTACTGCTCGCTGGGCGGCGTGATTACCAACGATCCCGGTGAGCGCGTCTCCTGCCAGTCGTACCGTTTTGTGATGGTCGGTATCGCCACGCTGATACTCTCCATGTCGCTGCTGCCGATGGCGGAATGGTTTGGCGGCGCAGATAAAGCCCGCGGTTATCAGATGGCGATGACAGTCCTCGCTACCATCGGACTGGCGATGTTTCTCTTCTGTTTTGCGACGGTTCGTGAACGTATCCACCCTGCCGTGCCGAGCAACGATGACCTGAAAAAAGATCTGCGTGACGTCTGGAAGAACGACCAGTGGGTGCGTATTCTGCTGCTGACCTTCTGTAATGTCTGCCCCGGCTTTATCCGCATGGCGGCCACCATGTATTACGTGACCTGGGTCATGGGTCAGTCAACCCACTTCGCCACGCTGTTTATCAGCCTGGGAGTGATTGGCATGATGGTCGGCAGCACACTGGCGAAACTCCTCACCGATCGTTGGTGCAAACTCAAAGTCTTCTTCTGGACCAATATCGCGCTGGCTCTCTTCTCCAGTGGTTTTTACTGGATCGATCCTCACGCCACGGTAATGGTGGTCGTCGCCTACTTTGTGCTGAATATCCTGCATCAGATCCCGTCACCGCTGCACTGGTCACTGATGGCCGATGTGGATGACTACGGCGAATGGAAAACCGGTAAACGCATCACCGGCATCAGCTTCTCCGGCAACCTCTTCTTCCTCAAGGTGGGACTGGCCGTCGCCGGTGCGATGGTCGGCTTTCTGCTGTCGATCTATGGCTACAACGCGGGGGCAAAACAGCAGTCGCCGGAGGCGATTAACGGCATCATGCTGTTGTTCACCGTTATTCCGGGCGTCGGCTATCTGATTACCGCTGGCGTGGTCAGGCTGCTGAAGGTTGACCGCAAAATGATGCTTACTATTCAGCAGGATCTCGCCCTGCGCCGCCAGAATTTCCGTGAGTTGCACTCGGTTCGCCTGCGCGACGAGGCGGTCACCCCAACCGGAGAGGTAAAATGA
- a CDS encoding family 43 glycosylhydrolase, producing the protein MMTAWPNPFITQRADPFILHHDQHYYFVASVPEYDRLEIRRATTLAGLRSAAAVVVWHKPESGPCSELIWAPELHYIEGQWVIYFAAAPTRDIKEGLFQHRMYALVCDADDPLQGPWQPCRRVFSQFDSFSLDATHFVHQGKNWYLWAQKDPLIPGNSNLYLAELLNPWTLKGTPVMLSRPEYEWECAGFSVNEGPAAIRHGDRLFVTYSASATDENYCLGLLSIDADADPLDVSAWQKSARPVFASSWDNHQYGPGHNSFTRDEEGRDVLVYHARNYTEIEGDPLWDPNRHTRLKYFHWREDGTPDFGVPPADHTSVP; encoded by the coding sequence ATGATGACAGCCTGGCCAAACCCCTTTATTACGCAGCGCGCCGACCCCTTTATCCTGCACCATGATCAGCACTACTATTTCGTGGCCTCGGTCCCGGAGTATGACCGGCTTGAGATCCGCCGCGCCACCACGCTGGCAGGCCTGCGCAGTGCCGCAGCGGTGGTGGTCTGGCACAAGCCAGAGAGCGGCCCCTGCAGCGAATTAATCTGGGCGCCCGAACTGCACTACATTGAAGGTCAGTGGGTGATCTATTTCGCTGCTGCTCCCACACGCGACATCAAAGAGGGACTGTTTCAGCACCGGATGTACGCGCTGGTCTGTGACGCCGACGATCCCCTGCAGGGGCCATGGCAGCCCTGCCGCCGTGTCTTCAGTCAGTTTGACAGCTTCTCGCTGGATGCCACCCACTTCGTTCATCAGGGCAAAAACTGGTATCTCTGGGCGCAGAAGGATCCCCTGATTCCCGGTAACTCCAACCTCTATCTGGCCGAATTACTGAATCCCTGGACGCTGAAAGGCACGCCGGTCATGCTGAGCCGGCCGGAATATGAGTGGGAGTGTGCAGGGTTTAGCGTCAATGAAGGACCGGCGGCGATCCGTCACGGCGATCGGCTGTTTGTGACCTACTCCGCCAGTGCTACTGATGAGAATTACTGCCTGGGCCTTCTGTCGATTGACGCTGATGCTGACCCGCTGGATGTTTCTGCCTGGCAGAAATCTGCCCGGCCGGTGTTTGCGTCCAGCTGGGACAACCATCAGTATGGGCCGGGTCACAACAGTTTTACCCGCGATGAAGAGGGGCGCGACGTGCTGGTGTACCACGCCCGCAACTACACGGAAATTGAGGGCGATCCGCTCTGGGATCCGAACCGCCATACTCGTCTGAAATATTTCCACTGGCGGGAAGATGGCACACCCGATTTTGGTGTGCCCCCCGCTGATCACACCAGCGTGCCGTAA
- the gspE gene encoding type II secretion system protein GspE, which produces MEKPDAAIAALCQRYRAVVLHHDASNLRVAVAESAPPGLAEALHFASQCQIEIECWPQARLDQRQHADTPLVAREAPPAESAVEATQLILRQALERRASDIHIEPGREGLRVRLRIDGVLHPLSALPAIPPAALLARLKILGGLDIAERRLPQDGQFSLEIAGKPASFRLATLPVYGGEKAVVRLLQSEGAALSLDKLGLPAAQLRLFCAALAQPQGLILVTGPTGSGKTFTLYSGLSALNTPEKNLCSVEDPVEIPLPGINQTQIHTKNGLDFNRVLRALLRQDPDVIMVGEIRDAETAEIAVKAAQTGHLVLSTLHTNSTAETLTRLRQMGIPGYLLGPALKLIVAQRLVRRLCPHCRQPAQAVAHYPPDLWPGTLQTWRAPGCDHCFSGYFGRLALFELLPINARLQNAIAADMPLDNLLTLAKQQGLRTLLVSGLEAVSRGDTSLEEMQRVIGLDDG; this is translated from the coding sequence ATGGAGAAGCCTGATGCCGCAATTGCGGCTCTGTGTCAGCGCTATCGCGCCGTGGTTCTGCACCATGACGCCAGCAATCTGCGCGTTGCCGTGGCGGAGAGTGCGCCGCCGGGCCTGGCTGAAGCCCTTCATTTTGCCAGCCAGTGCCAGATTGAGATCGAATGCTGGCCGCAGGCCCGGCTCGACCAGCGCCAGCATGCGGATACGCCTCTGGTCGCGCGTGAAGCACCACCGGCAGAGTCAGCCGTTGAGGCGACGCAGCTGATCCTGCGTCAGGCCCTGGAGCGTCGTGCCTCGGATATTCATATCGAACCCGGCCGCGAGGGGCTGCGCGTGCGACTGCGTATCGACGGCGTTCTGCATCCTCTCTCCGCCCTGCCCGCCATTCCGCCTGCGGCGCTGCTGGCACGACTGAAAATCCTCGGCGGGCTGGATATCGCCGAACGCCGGTTGCCGCAGGATGGTCAGTTCAGTCTGGAGATCGCCGGAAAACCAGCCTCCTTTCGCCTGGCTACGCTACCCGTCTATGGCGGCGAAAAAGCCGTGGTCCGGCTGCTGCAGAGTGAAGGCGCAGCGCTGTCACTGGATAAGCTTGGCCTCCCCGCGGCCCAGCTCAGGCTGTTCTGCGCCGCGCTTGCCCAGCCGCAGGGGCTGATACTGGTGACCGGCCCGACCGGCAGCGGCAAGACGTTTACGCTCTATAGCGGACTCAGCGCCCTGAATACCCCGGAGAAGAACCTGTGCAGCGTGGAAGACCCCGTTGAGATCCCGTTACCCGGCATTAACCAGACGCAGATCCATACAAAAAACGGCCTCGATTTTAACCGCGTGCTGCGGGCGCTGCTGAGACAGGACCCGGATGTGATTATGGTGGGCGAAATCCGGGATGCAGAAACGGCAGAGATTGCAGTGAAAGCTGCGCAGACCGGCCATCTGGTGCTGTCGACGCTGCACACTAACTCCACTGCCGAAACTCTGACCCGACTGCGTCAGATGGGCATCCCCGGCTATCTTCTGGGCCCGGCGCTGAAACTGATCGTTGCTCAGCGTCTGGTGCGGCGGCTCTGTCCGCACTGCCGCCAGCCTGCTCAGGCCGTGGCGCACTATCCTCCCGACCTCTGGCCCGGCACACTGCAGACCTGGCGCGCGCCCGGCTGCGACCACTGTTTTTCCGGCTATTTTGGCCGACTGGCCCTGTTTGAACTGCTGCCGATCAATGCCCGGTTACAAAATGCGATCGCCGCCGATATGCCGCTGGATAATCTGCTCACGCTGGCAAAACAGCAGGGTCTGCGTACCCTGCTGGTGTCTGGCCTGGAAGCGGTAAGCCGGGGCGATACCTCGCTGGAAGAGATGCAACGGGTGATTGGACTGGATGATGGATAA
- the hofC gene encoding protein transport protein HofC, with the protein MDNTCLYRWQAVDSQGQLCSGQLLAIDSDNLLLMLAQRDLLPGSWKREKVWPQKAWKWQPRVDLIRQLATLLKAGLPLAESLALLAEGHPHPGWRALMRALHHRVLSGAPFSQALREWPQIFPALYPALMEVGELTGQLDVCCSELARQQSRQQQLRHQVTKALRYPLFILLVAMAVTCGMLLFVLPEFVAVYASFDAPLPAFTAAVMQLSAGLQAWGAVAATGISLLLVAWHQLRRRSAGWQRREQAIFLRIPLLSGLWRGAQLTQIYTILNLTQRAGLTLLQGLTAVEVTLSSLLWQEAIAGLQQHIAQGNPLHQALIHHPLFTPLCSQLIRVGEEAGALDLMLARLAEWHETETRERADTLAASLEPMMMIVTGGIVGTLVIAMYLPVFGLGDAIH; encoded by the coding sequence ATGGATAATACCTGTTTATATCGCTGGCAGGCGGTTGATAGCCAGGGTCAGTTGTGCAGCGGCCAGCTGCTGGCGATCGACAGTGATAATCTGCTGCTGATGCTGGCGCAACGTGATCTTCTGCCGGGGAGCTGGAAGAGAGAGAAAGTCTGGCCTCAGAAAGCGTGGAAATGGCAGCCCAGGGTCGACCTGATCAGGCAACTGGCTACCCTGCTTAAGGCGGGCCTGCCGCTGGCAGAGAGCCTCGCTTTGCTGGCGGAAGGCCATCCGCATCCCGGCTGGCGGGCGCTGATGCGTGCGCTGCATCATCGGGTGCTCAGCGGTGCGCCATTTTCACAGGCGTTGCGGGAATGGCCGCAGATCTTCCCGGCGCTCTATCCGGCCCTGATGGAGGTCGGCGAGCTGACCGGTCAGCTGGATGTCTGTTGCAGCGAACTGGCCCGGCAGCAGAGCCGGCAGCAGCAGTTACGTCATCAGGTCACGAAGGCGCTGCGCTATCCGCTGTTTATCCTGCTGGTGGCAATGGCCGTCACCTGCGGCATGCTGCTGTTTGTGCTGCCGGAGTTTGTCGCCGTGTATGCCTCTTTCGATGCGCCGCTGCCCGCCTTTACGGCCGCGGTTATGCAGTTATCTGCGGGACTTCAGGCCTGGGGCGCGGTGGCAGCCACCGGCATCTCGCTGCTGCTGGTGGCCTGGCATCAGCTGCGACGGCGCTCTGCGGGCTGGCAACGCCGTGAGCAGGCTATCTTTCTGCGTATCCCCCTGCTGTCCGGGCTGTGGCGGGGCGCACAACTGACGCAGATCTATACCATTCTCAATCTGACACAGCGCGCAGGCCTGACGCTGTTGCAGGGCCTGACCGCCGTAGAAGTGACGCTCTCCTCCCTGCTGTGGCAGGAGGCGATCGCCGGCCTGCAGCAGCACATTGCTCAGGGGAATCCGCTCCATCAGGCGCTCATCCATCATCCCCTGTTCACCCCGTTATGCAGTCAGCTGATACGGGTCGGCGAAGAGGCGGGTGCACTGGATCTGATGCTGGCCCGTCTGGCGGAGTGGCATGAAACGGAAACCCGTGAACGCGCGGATACGCTGGCGGCCTCGCTGGAACCGATGATGATGATAGTGACTGGCGGCATTGTCGGTACGCTGGTGATTGCGATGTACCTGCCGGTCTTCGGGCTGGGCGATGCGATACATTAA
- the ampE gene encoding beta-lactamase regulator AmpE yields MTLFTLLLVLGWERLFKLGEHWQLDHRLEPVFRHRRHFSLVRTLLMTVLAMALTALVIWSLKGLLFGVLQLLFWIVTGLLCIGAGSVRQHYHHYLKAASHDDEAAHQAMAAELTLIHGVPVECSEREFLRELQNALIWINFRFYLAPMFWLVVGGPWGPVLLVGYAFLRAWQSWLAKQGTPMARAQSGVDAILHLLDWIPVRLAGVAYALLGHGEKALPAWFASLTDRHRSQYQVLTTLAQFSLSRDPHTDKVETPRVAVALAKRTSLVLVVAVALLTIYGTLV; encoded by the coding sequence ATGACGTTGTTTACCTTGTTGTTAGTTTTAGGCTGGGAGCGCCTGTTTAAACTGGGCGAGCACTGGCAGCTCGACCATCGGCTGGAGCCGGTTTTTCGCCATCGCCGTCATTTCTCGCTGGTGCGCACATTGCTGATGACCGTGCTGGCGATGGCGCTGACCGCACTGGTGATCTGGAGCCTGAAAGGGCTGCTGTTCGGCGTGCTGCAGCTGCTGTTCTGGATCGTCACCGGCCTGCTCTGCATCGGTGCCGGTTCGGTTCGTCAGCACTATCACCACTATCTGAAAGCCGCCAGTCATGACGATGAGGCGGCGCATCAGGCGATGGCGGCCGAGCTGACGCTGATCCACGGTGTACCGGTGGAGTGCAGCGAACGCGAATTTCTGCGTGAACTTCAGAACGCCCTGATCTGGATAAACTTCCGCTTCTATCTGGCCCCGATGTTCTGGCTGGTGGTGGGCGGCCCCTGGGGGCCGGTGCTGCTGGTGGGCTACGCATTTCTGCGCGCCTGGCAAAGCTGGCTGGCAAAGCAGGGCACGCCGATGGCGCGTGCGCAATCAGGTGTGGATGCGATTCTGCACCTGCTTGACTGGATCCCGGTGCGGCTGGCGGGCGTAGCTTACGCGCTGCTGGGCCACGGCGAGAAAGCGCTGCCTGCCTGGTTTGCCTCGCTGACCGACCGCCATCGCTCTCAGTATCAGGTGCTGACGACGCTGGCTCAGTTCTCCCTGTCGCGCGACCCGCATACCGACAAAGTTGAAACGCCACGGGTTGCCGTGGCGTTAGCGAAGCGGACCTCACTGGTGCTGGTGGTCGCCGTGGCGTTGCTGACGATTTACGGCACGCTGGTGTGA
- the ppdD gene encoding prepilin peptidase-dependent pilin, protein MMNQRGFTLVELMIVVGIVAILSAIGLPAYQNYLQRAALTDMLQTMVPYKTAVELCAMEHGGPAQCQAGEAGIPAARGSRYVSALSVASGVITLTGQESLNGLSVEMVPIWDSSEGGISWQRSCTSSNSSLRDNCLAQFRFADKGASDGEA, encoded by the coding sequence ATGATGAATCAACGTGGATTTACCCTGGTGGAACTGATGATTGTGGTGGGGATTGTGGCGATCTTAAGCGCCATCGGCCTGCCCGCGTATCAGAACTACCTGCAACGGGCAGCCCTGACCGATATGCTCCAGACGATGGTGCCCTACAAAACGGCAGTAGAGCTGTGTGCAATGGAACACGGCGGCCCTGCACAGTGCCAGGCCGGAGAAGCGGGCATTCCCGCCGCCCGCGGCTCACGCTATGTCTCCGCTCTTAGCGTGGCAAGCGGGGTGATTACCCTGACCGGTCAGGAGAGTCTGAATGGCCTGAGTGTCGAAATGGTGCCGATCTGGGACAGCAGCGAGGGCGGCATCAGCTGGCAGCGGAGCTGCACCAGCAGCAACAGCAGCCTGCGTGACAATTGTCTGGCGCAGTTCCGCTTCGCGGATAAAGGAGCCAGCGATGGAGAAGCCTGA
- the nadC gene encoding carboxylating nicotinate-nucleotide diphosphorylase: MSSRGYDPDSRRQALIKRVKSDIPDAVALALKEDLGGEIDADRDITARLLPADTQAHAQVITRENGVFCGKRWVEEVFIQLGSHATLNWHVEDGDAVKADQLLFEITGPARLLLTAERTALNFVQTLSGVATEVSRYVALLAGSQTQLLDTRKTLPGLRTALKYAVLCGGGQNHRLGLSDAYLIKENHIIASGSIQQAVERAQWLQPDVPVEVEVESLEELRQALEAGADIVMLDNFSLDDMRAAVALNQGRTLLEVSGNVTETTLPQIALTGVDYVSVGALTKHVRALDLSMRFRQQ, encoded by the coding sequence ATGTCATCTCGTGGTTATGATCCGGACAGCCGCCGTCAGGCATTGATTAAACGCGTGAAAAGTGACATCCCGGATGCTGTCGCACTGGCGTTAAAAGAGGATCTCGGCGGCGAGATTGACGCTGACCGCGATATTACCGCCCGCCTATTGCCAGCCGATACCCAGGCTCACGCCCAGGTGATCACCCGCGAAAACGGTGTTTTCTGTGGTAAACGCTGGGTAGAAGAGGTGTTTATTCAGCTTGGCTCCCACGCGACTCTGAACTGGCATGTTGAAGATGGCGATGCGGTGAAAGCCGATCAGCTGCTGTTTGAGATCACCGGTCCGGCCCGGCTGCTGCTGACCGCCGAGCGTACGGCGCTTAACTTTGTGCAGACGCTTTCAGGCGTGGCCACCGAGGTGAGCCGCTACGTAGCTCTGCTGGCGGGCAGCCAGACGCAGTTGCTCGACACGCGCAAAACCCTGCCCGGCCTCCGTACCGCACTGAAATATGCCGTACTCTGCGGCGGCGGTCAGAATCACCGGCTGGGCCTCTCCGATGCTTATCTGATCAAAGAGAATCATATTATCGCCAGTGGTTCGATCCAGCAGGCGGTGGAACGCGCGCAATGGCTGCAGCCTGATGTGCCGGTCGAGGTTGAGGTGGAGTCGCTGGAGGAGTTACGGCAGGCGCTGGAGGCCGGCGCCGATATCGTTATGCTGGATAACTTCAGCCTGGACGACATGCGCGCCGCCGTCGCGCTCAATCAGGGGCGGACACTGCTGGAGGTCTCCGGTAACGTGACGGAAACCACCCTGCCGCAGATCGCCCTGACCGGCGTGGATTATGTGTCGGTCGGTGCGCTGACCAAGCATGTACGGGCACTGGATCTCTCTATGCGTTTTAGACAGCAGTAA
- the ampD gene encoding 1,6-anhydro-N-acetylmuramyl-L-alanine amidase AmpD: MKIKQGWLTGVRHVPSTHCNERPDDEAPSLLVIHNISLPPGEFGGPWIDHLFTGTLPPDAHPYFADIAALKVAAHCLIRRDGEIVQYVSFDKRAWHAGVSQFEGRENCNDFSIGIELEGTDSEPYTGAQYRALQQVTQLLLQHYPLTPSRITGHSDIAPVRKTDPGPAFDWDYYRQLLTQPTS; the protein is encoded by the coding sequence ATGAAAATCAAACAGGGCTGGCTGACCGGGGTGCGTCACGTCCCCTCAACACATTGCAACGAACGCCCTGACGATGAGGCGCCTTCGCTGCTGGTGATCCACAATATCAGCCTGCCACCGGGTGAATTTGGCGGGCCGTGGATCGATCATCTCTTTACCGGCACACTGCCGCCTGATGCCCATCCCTACTTTGCCGATATCGCCGCCCTGAAAGTGGCGGCACACTGCCTGATCCGTCGTGACGGGGAGATCGTGCAGTATGTCTCTTTTGATAAACGCGCCTGGCATGCCGGGGTATCGCAGTTTGAGGGCCGTGAAAACTGCAACGACTTCTCAATAGGCATCGAGCTGGAAGGGACAGACAGTGAGCCTTATACCGGGGCGCAATATCGGGCCCTGCAGCAGGTGACGCAGTTGCTGCTGCAGCACTATCCATTAACGCCTTCACGTATCACGGGGCATAGCGATATCGCACCGGTACGCAAAACCGATCCCGGACCTGCTTTTGACTGGGACTATTACAGACAGCTGTTAACGCAGCCCACATCCTGA
- the pdhR gene encoding pyruvate dehydrogenase complex transcriptional repressor PdhR: MAYSKIRQPKLSDAIEQQLESLIMEGTLRPGEKLLPERELAKQFDVSRPSLREAIQRLEAKGLLLRRQGGGTFVQENLWQSMSDPLVELLADHPESQFDLLETRHALEGIAAYYAALRGTEEDLLRIRDCHLHIQQAQDSGDLDAEADAVMQYQIAVTEAAHNVVLLHLLRSMGPMLEQNVRQNFELLYSRREMLAKVSGHRARIFEAIVAREPEKAREASHRHLAFIEEILLDRSREQSRRERSLRRLQQRKE, encoded by the coding sequence ATGGCTTACAGTAAGATTCGCCAACCCAAGCTCTCTGACGCTATCGAGCAACAGCTCGAATCCCTGATCATGGAAGGGACCCTGCGTCCGGGAGAGAAGCTGCTCCCTGAGCGCGAACTCGCCAAACAATTCGATGTCTCACGTCCATCCCTCCGTGAAGCGATCCAGCGGCTGGAAGCCAAAGGATTATTGCTACGCCGACAGGGTGGCGGAACGTTTGTGCAGGAGAATCTCTGGCAAAGCATGAGCGATCCACTCGTTGAGCTTCTCGCCGACCATCCGGAATCACAGTTTGACCTGCTGGAAACGCGCCATGCCCTGGAGGGTATCGCCGCCTATTACGCGGCACTGCGCGGCACGGAAGAGGATCTGTTGCGCATTCGCGACTGTCATCTCCACATTCAGCAGGCGCAGGACAGCGGCGATTTAGACGCCGAAGCGGACGCAGTGATGCAGTATCAGATCGCTGTCACAGAAGCGGCCCATAATGTTGTGCTTTTGCATTTGCTACGCTCAATGGGCCCTATGCTGGAACAAAACGTCCGTCAGAATTTCGAATTGCTCTACTCGCGCCGGGAAATGCTGGCAAAAGTGAGCGGTCACCGCGCCAGAATCTTTGAGGCGATTGTGGCCCGTGAGCCAGAAAAAGCGCGCGAGGCTTCACACCGTCACCTGGCGTTCATAGAGGAAATCTTGCTGGACAGAAGTCGGGAGCAGAGCCGTCGTGAACGCTCCCTGCGTCGTTTACAGCAACGTAAGGAATAA